Proteins co-encoded in one Natrarchaeobius halalkaliphilus genomic window:
- the ilvN gene encoding acetolactate synthase small subunit — protein MKRGLEGPPPEERPTPAGRRNKQGIRIDPEIEATHDPRRTVISVLVEHEPGVLAEASGLFSRRQFNIESLTVGPTTADDRARITLVVEEPDPGIDQIKKQLRKLVPVISVRELASDAMRRELALVKVDAERPDQVAAVADMYDAKTVDSSPETATFEITGARQKIDAAIETFGQFGIREISRTGTTALARGTDETAGRDPATAVSSADAANQSHEYTQTPTDD, from the coding sequence ATGAAGCGCGGACTCGAGGGGCCGCCGCCGGAAGAGCGGCCGACGCCGGCGGGGCGGCGAAACAAACAGGGGATCCGCATCGATCCCGAGATCGAAGCGACCCACGATCCCCGACGCACCGTCATCTCCGTGCTGGTCGAACACGAACCCGGAGTGCTCGCGGAGGCCTCGGGCCTGTTCTCGAGGCGGCAGTTCAACATCGAGAGCCTGACCGTCGGCCCCACGACGGCCGACGACCGCGCCCGAATCACGCTGGTCGTCGAGGAGCCCGATCCCGGCATCGACCAGATCAAAAAACAGCTCCGGAAGCTGGTTCCGGTCATCTCCGTGCGCGAACTCGCGTCCGACGCGATGCGTCGCGAGCTCGCGCTCGTGAAAGTCGACGCCGAGCGCCCGGATCAGGTCGCCGCCGTCGCGGACATGTACGACGCAAAGACCGTCGACTCGAGTCCGGAGACGGCGACGTTCGAGATCACCGGCGCGCGCCAGAAGATCGACGCGGCGATCGAGACGTTCGGGCAGTTCGGCATCCGGGAGATCTCCCGAACCGGCACGACGGCGCTCGCGCGCGGAACCGACGAGACCGCGGGGCGCGACCCCGCGACGGCCGTATCGTCCGCCGACGCGGCGAATCAGAGCCACGAATACACACAGACACCTACCGATGACTGA
- the ilvB gene encoding biosynthetic-type acetolactate synthase large subunit, which translates to MSERAASVTPTEEQHDDQTTTDADESGDDGAASSDAETTPTPVTTGAESVIRALENAGVEYAFGVQGGAIMPVYDALYDSDIYHITMAHEQGASHAADAYGIVSGEPGVCLATSGPGATNLVTGIADADMDSDPMIALTGQVPTEFVGNDAFQETDTIGVTTPVTKDNTFSTDPDRVGTDVSEAFALAGEGRPGPTLVDLPKDVTNGETDREPDGPRVPDTYEVQERADAEIVAAAAERVENAARPIMLLGGGVIKGEASEACRAFATEHEIPVVTTMPGIGSFPEDHELAMEMAGMHGTGFANMAVTHCDTMIAVGTRFDDRLTGGIETFAPDAEIIHVDIDPAEISKNIHADYPLVGDAATVVDQLGEAVDASPEAKKWRAQCQQWKSDYSMAYDAPEDEPVRPEFIVEALDEATSDRAVVTTGVGQHQMWACQYWTYTEPRTWVSSHGLGTMGYGLPAAIGARVAAADDQEVVCIDGDGSFLMTLQGLSVAVRENLDITVVVLNNEYIGMVRQWQDAFFEGRHSASDYGWMPEFDKLAEAFGAQGFRIDDYDDVADAVTEALAYDGPSVIDAHIDPQANVYPMVPSGGDNGQFALTEDQL; encoded by the coding sequence ATGAGCGAACGCGCAGCATCGGTCACGCCGACTGAGGAACAGCACGACGACCAGACGACGACCGACGCCGACGAGTCGGGAGACGACGGGGCCGCCTCGAGTGACGCCGAGACGACGCCGACGCCCGTCACGACGGGCGCCGAGTCGGTTATCCGCGCGCTCGAGAACGCGGGCGTCGAGTACGCCTTCGGCGTCCAGGGCGGGGCGATCATGCCCGTCTACGACGCCCTCTACGACTCGGACATCTACCACATCACGATGGCTCACGAGCAGGGAGCGTCGCACGCCGCGGACGCCTACGGCATCGTCTCGGGCGAGCCGGGCGTCTGTCTCGCGACGTCGGGTCCGGGCGCGACCAACCTCGTCACGGGCATCGCGGACGCCGACATGGACTCGGACCCGATGATCGCCCTGACGGGCCAGGTCCCGACGGAGTTCGTCGGCAACGACGCCTTCCAGGAGACGGACACGATCGGCGTCACGACGCCGGTTACGAAGGACAACACCTTCTCGACCGATCCCGACCGGGTCGGAACCGACGTCAGCGAGGCCTTCGCGCTCGCCGGCGAGGGCCGACCGGGACCGACGCTGGTCGACCTGCCGAAGGACGTCACGAACGGGGAGACGGACCGCGAGCCCGACGGCCCGCGGGTGCCGGACACCTACGAGGTCCAAGAGCGCGCGGACGCGGAGATCGTCGCGGCCGCGGCCGAACGCGTCGAGAACGCCGCCCGTCCGATCATGCTGCTCGGCGGCGGCGTGATCAAGGGCGAGGCGAGCGAGGCCTGCCGGGCGTTCGCGACCGAACACGAGATCCCGGTCGTCACGACGATGCCGGGCATCGGCTCGTTCCCCGAGGATCACGAACTCGCCATGGAGATGGCGGGGATGCACGGCACCGGCTTCGCCAACATGGCGGTCACGCACTGCGATACGATGATCGCCGTCGGCACGCGCTTCGACGACCGCCTGACCGGCGGCATCGAGACCTTCGCGCCCGACGCCGAGATCATCCACGTCGACATCGATCCCGCCGAAATTTCGAAGAACATCCACGCCGACTACCCGCTGGTCGGCGACGCCGCGACGGTCGTCGACCAGCTGGGCGAGGCCGTCGACGCCTCGCCCGAAGCGAAGAAGTGGCGCGCCCAGTGCCAGCAGTGGAAATCCGACTACTCGATGGCCTACGACGCCCCCGAGGACGAACCGGTTCGCCCCGAGTTCATCGTCGAAGCGCTGGACGAGGCCACGAGCGACCGGGCGGTCGTCACGACCGGCGTCGGTCAACACCAGATGTGGGCCTGTCAGTACTGGACCTACACCGAACCGCGAACCTGGGTCTCGAGTCACGGCCTCGGGACGATGGGATACGGCCTTCCCGCCGCCATCGGCGCGCGGGTCGCCGCCGCCGACGATCAGGAGGTCGTCTGCATCGACGGCGACGGCTCGTTCCTGATGACGCTACAGGGGCTGTCCGTGGCCGTCCGCGAGAACCTGGACATCACGGTCGTCGTCCTCAACAACGAGTACATCGGCATGGTCCGCCAGTGGCAAGACGCCTTCTTCGAGGGACGTCACTCCGCGTCGGACTACGGCTGGATGCCCGAGTTCGACAAGCTCGCGGAGGCCTTCGGCGCGCAGGGCTTCCGGATCGACGACTACGACGACGTCGCCGACGCCGTCACCGAGGCGCTGGCCTACGACGGCCCGTCCGTGATCGACGCGCATATCGACCCCCAGGCGAATGTCTACCCGATGGTTCCAAGCGGCGGCGACAACGGTCAGTTCGCGCTGACGGAGGACCAGCTATGA
- a CDS encoding AsnC family transcriptional regulator, with amino-acid sequence MRELDETDLEILELLTEDARRPYREIAEAVGLTPPAVSDRISRLSEQGIIRGFTIDVDRETLHGETPVLVELAPTPATVDEVYADARSLEGVETVFEGADGRVVVHATLPGTDVRAWLGEHLDLEMLSSYDVTVLSRSDRITGVTATGFALECVVCGKEVVGDGVTATVGGEVKTFCCPSCEDRYVSRYESHRDALE; translated from the coding sequence ATGCGAGAACTCGACGAGACCGACCTCGAGATCCTCGAGTTGCTCACCGAGGACGCCCGGCGGCCCTACAGGGAGATCGCTGAGGCGGTCGGGCTGACGCCGCCGGCCGTCTCGGATCGGATCTCGCGGCTCTCCGAGCAGGGGATCATCCGGGGGTTCACGATCGACGTCGATCGGGAGACGCTTCACGGCGAGACGCCCGTCCTGGTCGAACTGGCGCCGACCCCGGCGACCGTCGACGAGGTCTACGCGGACGCGAGATCGCTCGAGGGCGTCGAGACCGTCTTCGAGGGGGCGGACGGCCGGGTCGTCGTCCACGCGACGCTCCCCGGGACGGACGTGCGGGCGTGGCTCGGTGAGCACCTCGACCTCGAGATGCTCTCGAGCTACGACGTCACCGTGCTCTCTCGGTCGGACCGGATCACCGGCGTGACGGCGACCGGCTTCGCACTCGAGTGCGTCGTCTGCGGGAAGGAGGTCGTCGGTGACGGCGTGACGGCGACGGTCGGCGGCGAGGTCAAGACGTTCTGTTGTCCCTCCTGTGAGGATCGGTACGTCAGCCGGTACGAGTCCCATCGGGACGCCCTCGAGTGA
- a CDS encoding HVO_A0114 family putative DNA-binding protein: MTDTTPPLHPMEREQLRAESTLVVTVKSSGELHDDVTDGVETLERGDAVDSTPTLSFTSYDDLMETLTPRVLELIKAIRRAEPASINETARVVDRDVKNVYEELSQLAQLGIIFFEENGQSKRPIVWFDELVITLAFDSETGDRATAAP; this comes from the coding sequence ATGACTGATACCACCCCGCCGCTGCATCCGATGGAACGCGAACAGCTTCGCGCCGAGTCCACGCTCGTCGTGACCGTAAAGTCGTCCGGTGAGCTCCACGATGACGTTACGGACGGTGTCGAGACGCTCGAACGAGGCGACGCGGTGGACTCCACGCCGACGCTCTCGTTTACTAGCTACGACGACCTCATGGAGACACTGACGCCGCGCGTCCTCGAGCTCATCAAGGCCATCCGCCGAGCGGAGCCTGCTAGCATCAACGAAACCGCACGCGTCGTCGACCGGGACGTGAAAAACGTGTACGAGGAGCTCAGCCAACTGGCACAGCTGGGAATCATCTTCTTCGAAGAGAACGGCCAGAGCAAACGCCCGATCGTCTGGTTCGACGAACTCGTAATTACCCTTGCGTTCGATTCGGAAACCGGCGACAGAGCAACCGCCGCACCGTGA
- a CDS encoding AI-2E family transporter gives MNEKRTAVTFFGFAVAAVTTYIAYRFIAALTVAVFLYYSTRRFYTSLERLHLPDKVRAVLVISFLAVPFLALVSYTVALLVIEVRNFVAEYPVAEMLPDDVGWVQGLENPPELTIQGLAEAYRAGTFDPFLDFTIDNAGLLTDLVTGFLLNLLIVVVVTYYLLIDGSKAHEWLLRFDDDAIVREYLEAVDEELEAVLFGNLLNVILISLIAVITFMGYNALVPAAVEIPYPALAGALTGVASLIPVVGMKIVYVPVAIAAAVPLVLDGQTALLVYLLGFLALAVVVVDTIPDLVLRPYLSGKRTHVGLLMLAYIFGPIVFGFYGLFLAPIILVLGLTFADTALPRLLGAESAPVDRPAPTERGASTGHGGSSGTDASGSESMPLRE, from the coding sequence ATGAACGAGAAACGGACGGCCGTGACGTTCTTCGGGTTCGCCGTAGCCGCCGTCACGACCTACATCGCCTACCGATTTATCGCCGCGCTGACGGTTGCGGTCTTTCTGTACTACTCGACGCGTCGGTTCTACACCTCCCTCGAGCGACTCCACCTCCCGGACAAGGTGCGCGCCGTGCTCGTCATCTCCTTTCTCGCGGTTCCGTTTCTCGCGCTCGTCAGCTACACCGTCGCGTTGCTCGTGATCGAGGTTCGAAACTTCGTCGCGGAGTATCCGGTCGCGGAGATGCTGCCGGACGACGTCGGCTGGGTTCAGGGGCTCGAGAACCCGCCCGAACTGACTATCCAGGGGCTCGCGGAGGCCTATCGAGCGGGCACGTTCGATCCGTTTCTGGATTTCACGATCGACAACGCCGGTCTGCTGACGGACCTCGTCACGGGCTTTCTGTTGAACCTGCTCATCGTCGTCGTGGTCACCTACTACCTCTTGATCGACGGCTCGAAGGCCCACGAGTGGCTGCTCAGGTTCGACGACGACGCCATCGTCCGCGAGTATCTGGAGGCGGTCGACGAGGAACTCGAGGCGGTCCTGTTCGGCAACCTGTTGAACGTGATCCTCATCTCCCTGATCGCCGTCATCACGTTCATGGGGTACAACGCGCTGGTTCCGGCCGCGGTCGAGATACCCTACCCCGCGCTCGCGGGGGCGCTGACGGGCGTCGCGAGCCTGATCCCGGTGGTCGGGATGAAGATCGTCTACGTCCCGGTGGCGATCGCGGCGGCGGTTCCGCTCGTTCTAGACGGGCAGACCGCGTTGCTGGTGTATCTGCTCGGCTTTCTCGCGCTGGCGGTCGTCGTCGTCGATACCATTCCGGATCTCGTGCTCCGGCCGTACCTGAGCGGGAAGCGAACCCACGTCGGACTGTTGATGCTCGCGTACATCTTCGGGCCGATCGTCTTCGGCTTCTACGGGCTCTTTCTGGCACCGATCATCCTCGTCCTCGGATTGACGTTCGCGGATACGGCGCTCCCACGCCTCCTCGGCGCGGAGTCGGCTCCGGTCGATCGGCCGGCCCCGACCGAACGCGGCGCGTCGACGGGACACGGGGGCTCGTCGGGTACGGACGCCTCCGGGAGCGAGTCGATGCCGCTTCGGGAGTGA
- the leuC gene encoding 3-isopropylmalate dehydratase large subunit, whose product MSEGTLYDKVWDRHKVTTLPTGQDQLFVGLHLIHEVTSPQAFGMLRERDLEVAYPELTHATVDHIVPTSDQSRPYDEDAAEEMMSELEENVREAGIDFSDPTSGDQGIVHVIGPEQGLTQPGKTIVCGDSHTSTHGAFGALAFGIGTSQIRDVLATGTLAFEKQKVRKIEVDGELGEGVEAKDVILEIIRRLGTEGGVGYVYEYAGSAVEDLGMEGRMSICNMSIEGGARAGYVNPDETTYEWLEGTDYFQENPEQFDELKPYWESIRSDDDAAYDDVVTIDADDLEPVVTWGTTPGQGIGITEPIPAPDSLPEDKRDTARRAQEHMRVEPGETMEGYEIDVTFLGSCTNARLPDLRRAAAIVEGRQVDDDVRAMVVPGSQRVQRAAEEEGLKDVFEEAGFDWRNAGCSMCLGMNEDQLEGDEACASSSNRNFVGRQGSKDGRTVLMNPQMVAAAAITGAVTDVRDLPEVQTV is encoded by the coding sequence ATGAGCGAGGGCACGCTGTACGACAAGGTCTGGGACCGTCACAAGGTAACCACGCTGCCGACCGGACAGGACCAGCTGTTCGTCGGTCTCCACCTCATCCACGAGGTGACCAGCCCGCAGGCGTTCGGCATGCTGCGCGAGCGCGACCTCGAGGTCGCCTACCCCGAACTCACCCACGCGACGGTCGACCACATCGTCCCGACGTCCGATCAGTCCCGTCCGTACGACGAGGACGCGGCCGAGGAGATGATGTCCGAACTCGAGGAGAACGTCCGCGAGGCCGGCATCGACTTCTCCGATCCGACCTCCGGCGATCAGGGGATCGTCCACGTCATCGGGCCGGAGCAGGGACTCACCCAGCCCGGCAAGACGATCGTCTGTGGCGACTCGCATACGAGCACCCACGGCGCGTTCGGCGCGCTCGCGTTCGGGATCGGTACCAGCCAGATCCGGGACGTGCTCGCGACGGGCACGCTCGCCTTCGAGAAACAGAAGGTTCGCAAGATCGAAGTCGACGGCGAACTGGGCGAGGGCGTCGAGGCCAAAGACGTCATCTTGGAGATCATCCGCCGACTCGGCACGGAGGGCGGCGTCGGCTACGTCTACGAGTACGCCGGCTCCGCCGTCGAGGACCTCGGCATGGAGGGTCGGATGTCGATCTGTAACATGTCGATCGAGGGCGGCGCTCGCGCGGGCTACGTCAACCCCGACGAGACCACCTACGAGTGGCTCGAGGGGACGGACTACTTCCAGGAGAACCCCGAGCAGTTCGACGAACTCAAACCCTACTGGGAGTCCATCCGCTCGGACGACGACGCGGCGTACGACGACGTCGTCACCATCGACGCCGACGACCTCGAGCCGGTCGTCACCTGGGGGACGACTCCCGGTCAGGGAATCGGCATCACGGAGCCGATTCCGGCACCCGACTCCCTCCCAGAGGACAAGCGAGACACCGCTCGACGCGCCCAGGAGCACATGCGCGTCGAACCCGGCGAGACGATGGAGGGCTACGAGATCGACGTCACGTTCCTCGGCTCCTGTACCAACGCGCGCCTTCCGGACCTCCGTCGCGCCGCGGCGATCGTCGAGGGCCGTCAGGTCGACGACGACGTCCGCGCGATGGTCGTCCCCGGCAGCCAGCGCGTCCAGCGGGCCGCCGAGGAGGAGGGCCTCAAGGACGTCTTCGAGGAGGCCGGCTTCGACTGGCGCAACGCCGGCTGTTCGATGTGTCTCGGCATGAACGAAGACCAACTCGAGGGCGACGAGGCCTGTGCCTCCTCCTCGAACCGGAACTTCGTCGGCCGACAGGGATCGAAAGACGGGCGGACCGTCCTGATGAACCCGCAGATGGTCGCCGCGGCGGCGATCACCGGGGCGGTCACTGACGTCCGCGATCTACCGGAGGTGCAGACGGTATGA
- a CDS encoding GDP-mannose 4,6-dehydratase: MKILVTGGAGFIGGHLAEQFVRDGHDIVVLDTLVPFYDLGIKERNVEIARTAAAGGDGTYEFVEGSITDADVVEDVVSDVEFVFHQAAQAGVRASVSNPEKTTRTNIEGTFTLLEAARDADVKRVVNASSSSVYGKPEYLPYDEDHPTTPVSPYGASKVAAEHYVRVYNEVYGLPTVSLRYFTVYGPRMRPNMAFTNFVSRCLHGESPVIYGDGTQTRDFTYVEDVVGVNRDLLSTDAADGEVLNVGSTGRITIDDLARVIRDEIDPSLEIEYDDPREGDAKHTHSDVSKARELIGYEPSVSIEEGAKRFVDWYRENEDWYDPLVRRS; the protein is encoded by the coding sequence ATGAAGATCCTGGTTACCGGCGGCGCGGGGTTCATCGGCGGACACCTCGCGGAGCAGTTCGTCCGCGACGGCCACGACATCGTCGTCCTCGACACCCTCGTGCCGTTCTACGACCTCGGCATCAAGGAACGAAACGTCGAGATCGCACGCACCGCCGCGGCCGGCGGCGACGGGACCTACGAGTTCGTCGAAGGGAGCATCACCGACGCGGACGTCGTAGAGGACGTCGTTTCCGACGTCGAGTTCGTGTTCCACCAGGCGGCCCAGGCGGGCGTCCGCGCGAGCGTCTCGAATCCCGAAAAGACCACCCGGACGAACATCGAGGGGACGTTCACGCTCCTCGAGGCGGCTCGAGACGCCGACGTGAAGCGGGTCGTGAACGCGAGTTCCTCCTCGGTGTACGGGAAACCCGAGTACCTGCCGTACGACGAAGATCATCCGACTACTCCAGTCAGCCCGTACGGAGCCTCGAAAGTCGCAGCCGAACACTACGTGCGCGTGTACAACGAGGTGTACGGTCTGCCGACGGTGTCGCTGCGGTACTTCACGGTGTACGGACCCCGAATGCGCCCCAACATGGCCTTCACCAACTTCGTCTCCCGCTGCCTTCACGGCGAGTCGCCCGTGATCTACGGCGACGGCACCCAGACGCGGGACTTCACCTACGTCGAGGACGTCGTCGGCGTCAACCGCGACCTGCTCTCGACCGACGCCGCCGACGGCGAGGTGCTGAACGTCGGCTCGACCGGCCGGATCACGATCGACGACCTCGCGCGAGTGATCCGCGACGAGATCGATCCGTCGCTCGAGATCGAGTACGACGACCCTCGAGAGGGCGACGCAAAGCACACCCACTCGGACGTCTCGAAGGCCCGCGAGTTGATCGGGTACGAGCCGAGCGTCTCGATCGAGGAGGGTGCAAAGCGGTTCGTCGACTGGTACCGGGAGAACGAGGACTGGTACGATCCGCTGGTTCGTCGGTCGTAA
- the ilvC gene encoding ketol-acid reductoisomerase, with the protein MTDEFTTDIYYDDDVDGSYLATTTVAVLGYGSQGHAHALNLHESGVDVVVGLREDSASRAAAEEDGLTVTTPVEAAARAEVVSVLVPDTVQPAVYERIEPELEEGNTLQFAHGFNIHYNQIQPPEHVDVTMIAPKSPGHLVRRNYENDEGTPGLLAVYQDYTGDARERALAYGKGIGCTRAGVVETSFKEETETDIFGEQAVLCGGIAELIKVGYETLIDAGYSPEMAYFECMNEMKLIVDLMYEGGLGAMWDSVSDTAEYGGLTRGDDVIDDHVRENMEEVLEQVQNGEFATEWIAENQANRPVYTQLNQAEKDHDIERVGERLRALFAWEEATEGTEDEDQTRVTATE; encoded by the coding sequence ATGACTGACGAATTCACCACCGACATCTACTACGACGACGACGTCGACGGATCGTATCTCGCAACCACCACGGTCGCCGTACTCGGCTACGGCAGCCAGGGCCACGCCCACGCGCTCAACCTCCACGAGAGCGGCGTCGACGTCGTCGTCGGCCTCCGCGAGGACTCCGCCTCGCGTGCGGCCGCCGAAGAGGACGGACTCACCGTGACGACGCCGGTCGAGGCCGCGGCGCGGGCCGAGGTCGTCTCCGTGCTGGTCCCCGATACGGTCCAGCCCGCCGTCTACGAACGGATCGAGCCCGAACTCGAGGAGGGTAACACCCTCCAGTTCGCCCACGGCTTCAACATTCACTACAACCAGATCCAGCCGCCCGAGCACGTCGACGTGACGATGATCGCGCCGAAGTCGCCGGGTCACCTCGTCCGACGGAACTACGAGAACGACGAGGGGACGCCCGGTCTGCTCGCGGTCTATCAGGACTACACCGGCGACGCGAGAGAGCGGGCGCTCGCCTACGGCAAAGGGATCGGCTGTACCCGCGCCGGCGTCGTCGAGACGTCGTTCAAAGAGGAGACCGAGACCGACATCTTCGGGGAACAGGCCGTCCTCTGTGGCGGGATCGCCGAGCTGATCAAGGTCGGCTACGAGACGCTGATCGACGCGGGCTACAGCCCCGAGATGGCCTACTTCGAGTGCATGAACGAGATGAAGCTCATCGTCGATCTCATGTACGAAGGCGGCCTCGGCGCGATGTGGGACTCCGTCTCCGACACCGCCGAGTACGGCGGCCTCACTCGCGGCGACGACGTGATCGACGATCACGTCCGCGAGAACATGGAAGAAGTGCTCGAGCAGGTCCAAAACGGCGAGTTCGCGACCGAGTGGATCGCGGAGAACCAGGCGAACCGGCCGGTCTACACGCAGCTCAACCAGGCCGAAAAGGACCACGACATCGAGCGGGTCGGGGAGCGACTGCGCGCGCTGTTCGCCTGGGAGGAAGCAACCGAAGGGACCGAAGACGAGGATCAGACGCGCGTCACGGCGACCGAATAA
- a CDS encoding LeuA family protein — MAGRDSVTFIYAVAPRVQIQCLHKTALPLTPVRGVEFFQGTLDSTDEIESARVFDTTLRDGEQSPGTSFSYDDKRQIASILDEMGTHVIEAGFPVNSDAEFEAVRDIASSTSTTTAGLARVVDGDIEAALDSGVEMVHIFVSTSDVQIEDSMHATREEVVRRSVESVERIKAAGATCMYSPMDATRTDEAYLIDVIEAVTEAGTDWINIPDTCGVATPGRFRALIEKVLNHTDARIDVHAHDDFGLATANALAGIEVGAEQAQVSVNSIGERAGNAAYEEFVMAVESLYQGDTGIDTTRITELSEVVAEKSGVPTPGNKPVVGDNAFSHESGIHAAGVIENSDTFEPGVMTPEMVGAERRLVMGKHTGTHSVRERLLEVGFDPTEEQVRAVTRRVKDYGAEKRRVTVSDLERFAEEAGVERQHEQEEVRV, encoded by the coding sequence GTGGCGGGCCGTGACAGCGTCACATTTATATATGCCGTCGCGCCTCGAGTTCAAATACAATGTCTTCACAAGACAGCTCTTCCTCTGACACCAGTCAGGGGGGTCGAGTTCTTCCAGGGCACGTTAGATTCCACTGACGAAATAGAGTCAGCACGTGTCTTCGACACCACGCTCCGGGACGGCGAACAGTCGCCCGGAACGTCGTTTTCGTACGACGACAAACGGCAGATCGCGTCGATTCTAGACGAGATGGGGACCCACGTCATAGAGGCTGGGTTCCCCGTCAACTCCGACGCGGAGTTCGAAGCCGTTCGTGACATCGCCTCCTCGACGTCGACGACGACCGCGGGACTGGCCCGCGTCGTCGACGGCGACATCGAGGCCGCACTCGATTCGGGCGTCGAGATGGTTCACATCTTCGTGAGCACCAGCGACGTCCAGATCGAGGATTCGATGCACGCCACGCGGGAGGAGGTCGTACGACGCTCGGTCGAGTCGGTCGAACGCATCAAAGCGGCGGGCGCGACCTGCATGTACTCGCCCATGGATGCGACGCGAACCGACGAGGCGTACCTGATCGACGTCATCGAGGCGGTGACGGAGGCCGGTACCGACTGGATCAACATTCCGGACACCTGCGGCGTCGCCACGCCGGGTCGGTTCCGGGCCCTGATCGAGAAGGTCCTGAACCACACCGACGCGCGCATCGACGTCCACGCCCACGACGACTTCGGGCTGGCGACCGCCAACGCGCTGGCCGGCATCGAAGTCGGCGCGGAGCAGGCGCAAGTCTCGGTCAACTCGATCGGTGAGCGCGCCGGCAACGCCGCCTACGAGGAGTTCGTGATGGCCGTCGAGTCGCTCTATCAGGGCGACACCGGCATCGACACGACCCGAATCACCGAGCTCTCGGAGGTCGTCGCGGAGAAAAGCGGCGTTCCCACGCCGGGCAACAAGCCCGTCGTCGGGGACAACGCCTTCTCTCACGAGAGCGGCATCCACGCCGCCGGCGTCATCGAGAACTCGGACACCTTCGAACCCGGCGTGATGACCCCCGAGATGGTCGGCGCCGAACGCCGGCTGGTCATGGGGAAACACACCGGTACGCACTCGGTCCGAGAACGGCTGCTCGAGGTCGGCTTCGATCCGACCGAAGAGCAGGTCCGGGCGGTCACCCGCCGGGTCAAAGATTACGGAGCGGAAAAGCGCCGGGTCACGGTCAGCGACCTGGAGCGCTTTGCCGAAGAGGCTGGCGTCGAACGCCAGCACGAACAGGAGGAGGTGCGCGTCTAA
- the leuD gene encoding 3-isopropylmalate dehydratase small subunit, whose amino-acid sequence MSGTDVDIPEVDSASGSGVPIRGNDIDTDQIIPARFMKVVTFDGLGEFAFFDLRFDENDDLKEHPMNEERFQDSSVMVVNSNFGCGSSREHAPQALMRWGIDALIGESFAEIFAGNCLALGIPTVTADSETIGELQEWVEANPDGELEIDVEAETVTYGGQTIDVTVDDAQRKALVEGVWDTTALMKSNAGEVRKTARDLPYVTDEQIPDAAD is encoded by the coding sequence ATGAGCGGAACCGACGTCGACATCCCCGAGGTCGACTCCGCGTCGGGATCGGGCGTTCCGATCCGGGGCAACGACATCGACACGGACCAGATCATCCCGGCCCGGTTCATGAAGGTCGTCACCTTCGACGGACTGGGCGAGTTCGCGTTCTTCGACCTCCGGTTCGACGAGAACGACGACCTCAAGGAGCATCCGATGAACGAGGAGCGGTTCCAGGATTCGTCGGTGATGGTCGTCAACAGCAACTTCGGCTGTGGCTCCTCGCGCGAGCACGCCCCCCAGGCGCTGATGCGCTGGGGAATCGACGCGCTCATCGGCGAGAGCTTCGCCGAGATCTTCGCCGGCAACTGTCTGGCACTCGGCATCCCGACCGTCACCGCCGACAGCGAGACGATCGGGGAACTGCAGGAGTGGGTCGAGGCGAACCCCGACGGCGAACTCGAGATCGACGTCGAGGCCGAGACGGTCACCTACGGTGGACAGACGATCGACGTCACCGTCGACGACGCCCAGCGCAAAGCCCTCGTCGAGGGCGTCTGGGATACGACGGCGCTGATGAAGTCGAACGCGGGCGAAGTCCGCAAGACCGCCCGGGACCTGCCGTACGTGACTGACGAGCAGATTCCGGACGCGGCCGACTGA